A stretch of DNA from Methylomicrobium lacus LW14:
CGGTCGGCGGCCGCAACGAGGCGCATCACTCCGGCTTTACCGATGACCGCCAGTTTTTATGGGCCGCATCGCTCGACACCAGCAAGATGTTCATCTTTGACGTGCACACGGACCCTGCCAAGCCGAAGCTGGTCAAGACGATCACCGATTTCGTCGCCAAGAGCGGCGGCGTGGTCGGCCCCCATACCACCTATGCGCTGCCGGGCCGGATGATCATTACCGGCCTGTCGAACAACAAGGACCACGGCGGCCGCACCGGCATCGTCGAGTACACCAATGACGGCGATTACGTCACCACGCACTGGACGCCGACCGACAGCGATCTTCAAGCCGCGGTCAAGACCGGCAAATACGCGGACGGCTACGGCTACGACCTGCGCGTGCTGCCGCGGCGCAACCTGATGCTGACCTCGTCGTTTACCGGCTGGTCGAATTACATGATGGATTTCGGCAAGATGCTGAACGATCCGGAAGCGATGAAACGCTTCGGCAATACGGTCGTGCAGTGGAACCTGCACAGCAAGCAGCCGAAGAAAATCTTCGACGTGCCGGGCGCGCCGCTCGAAATCCGCTGCGCCTGGGGCGAGAATCACAACTACTGCTTTACCAGCACCGCGCTGACCTCCAAAATCTGGCTGATCTTCGAGGACGACAAGGGCGAATGGCAGGCGAAGGAAGTCGCCGATGTCGGCGATCCGGCCAAGGTGCCGCTGCCGGTCGACATCTCGATTTCGAGCGACGACAAGACGCTCTGGGTCAACACCTTCATGGACGGCAAGACGCGCGCGTTCGACATCAGCGATCCGTTCAAGCCGAAACAGGTTTTCGAGCAAAAGATCGGCGCGCAGGTGAACATGGTGTCGTCGAGCTGGGACGGCAAGCGCGTGTACTTTACCTCATCGCTCTTGGCGAACTGGGACAAGAAAGGCGCGGACAACGAGCAGTTTTTGAAAGGCTATACCTGGGACGGCAAGCAGTTGACGGAGAAATTCGCGATCGATTTTACCAAGGAAAAGCTTGGGCGGGCGCATCAGATGGTGTTCAATGCTTATTCCTTGTATAGCGCGAATAAGCCGGATGTCGTTGAAAAATTGTTGGCGAAAAAGTAGTTTCGGGTTCCGATGCGCCGCGTGAGAATCTAGCCAACCCGCGCTGCGGGACGTGACGCGGCGCGTCCGAACGGCATTTCCACGGAGACCGCGGAAACGGGAAGACGGGAAAAATGCTAAAATTGGCTTCCGATAAATCTTTATTAATTTAGGACACACATGCCGCAAATCACGATTGAACATAACCCGAGCGAAGAACGCCTGCAAGAACTGGGCGTTGCGGATTGGGCGATTTGGGAAAAAGAAGTCTCCCAGTTCCCGATCGACTTCGACGAGACCGAAACCGCGTATATTCTGGAAGGCGAAATTCTGGTCACGCCGGAAGGCGGCGAGCCGGTGCGCATCCTGCCGGGCGACCTGGTGGTTTTCCCGGAAGGCCTGAACAGCCATTGGGAAGTCGTCAAGCCATTGCGCAAGCATTACAGCTACGATTAAGCGGGTTGAAAAAGGCATCTTCGGATGCCTTTTTTTTCGACTTACGGTTAACGGTTTCCCGTCTCCCCGCGGCGTGTGAGAGTCCGTGGGAACAAGAAAAAACAGTCTCTTCCAAGAAATCACCCCTTCCATTTCCGACAGAAAGTTTTCCCGGTAATTTGGCTCCATAGGCCAATGCTGCAAAGCTGACTTGTTTCATCCGAATCATCCCTCAATTTGAATGCGGCAAACCTGCCTCACGAATTTTATTCAGAGTCTCCTTAGGTATTACTACCAATGTTAGCGTTAAGCAAATAATAAGAAAATGAGCTTACCCAATGATCTGAGGCGGTTGCTTATTGGTATGCCATGGCAGTTCTCAAACAGTTAACGAATCAATAAGCGTTATTTGCCAAATAACAATGATCAAAAAATGAAAAAAAGTAGTAAATCTAGCCAGGCAAATATGGCTACAAGCTAACCCTAGCAATGCGTGTGGCATCATGAATAATATAGTAAAGAGCTTGCTGCTTATAATTTTAGCGGTCACAACCTTTCAAGCCCAGGCCGCAGGAGGCAGTCTTGGATTGACTGAGTTAGCGGGATTGCAGAACTCGCTGTCCGGCAAATTGCCCTCGAAACAAGTCTTAGCTAAGATCGGGGGAGACCTTTGGGTCTTGCACTCCGAATATCAGGCTTATCTCCAGCAGGCAAGTGTTAAGGGGGCTTCCGCCAAGGCCTTTAAATCGCGCAACCCATTGGTGCGGACCGCTGCAGGATCATTGTTTATCCACGCCGCCGC
This window harbors:
- a CDS encoding selenium-binding protein SBP56-related protein, with the protein product MKKHKHPLRALVRACAFAASTLALAGLGSQGVIADETCQSPYMAKIVGQEDFIYVWTLGAEGVGDEQDKLVTVDVNPKSPNYGKVVSTLSVGGRNEAHHSGFTDDRQFLWAASLDTSKMFIFDVHTDPAKPKLVKTITDFVAKSGGVVGPHTTYALPGRMIITGLSNNKDHGGRTGIVEYTNDGDYVTTHWTPTDSDLQAAVKTGKYADGYGYDLRVLPRRNLMLTSSFTGWSNYMMDFGKMLNDPEAMKRFGNTVVQWNLHSKQPKKIFDVPGAPLEIRCAWGENHNYCFTSTALTSKIWLIFEDDKGEWQAKEVADVGDPAKVPLPVDISISSDDKTLWVNTFMDGKTRAFDISDPFKPKQVFEQKIGAQVNMVSSSWDGKRVYFTSSLLANWDKKGADNEQFLKGYTWDGKQLTEKFAIDFTKEKLGRAHQMVFNAYSLYSANKPDVVEKLLAKK
- a CDS encoding cupin domain-containing protein — encoded protein: MPQITIEHNPSEERLQELGVADWAIWEKEVSQFPIDFDETETAYILEGEILVTPEGGEPVRILPGDLVVFPEGLNSHWEVVKPLRKHYSYD